The following coding sequences are from one Sardina pilchardus chromosome 16, fSarPil1.1, whole genome shotgun sequence window:
- the LOC134060431 gene encoding endonuclease domain-containing 1 protein-like — translation MMFIVVVTATIERDFSPECREFLYMGTPPAGIESGTLVKICQRYNGKPRYVTLYDTTNRVPLYSAYTFKRSDGMKSVDVPWMYEPQLSTTAETGEMQSFPRHYAHLNFEDAQAVLDDYTNAIDYERGLLNTDEHQSEPDDKAAAYTLTNVVPQVREFYVGPWRAHEHVIRKRLNNYCRGTAYVVTGIVPSGNHIRRYNMDRVGIPSHVWSAYCCINYDRNAPYGERYKFPTHAHYGPNEREDNQVLELSVKKLEEFLKKSMVVDKSFRLFVDDCVPPSSALS, via the exons ATGATGTTTATCGTTGTGGTCACGGCAACGATCGAGAGAGACTTCTCCCCTGAGTGCCGGGAGTTTCTATACATGGGCACTCCGCCTGCGGGCATCGAGAGCGGCACCCTGGTGAAGATCTGCCAGCGCTACAACGGCAAGCCGCGCTACGTGACGTTGTACGACACGACCAACCGCGTGCCCCTCTACTCGGCGTACACATTCAAGCGCTCCGACGGGATGAAGAGCGTGGACGTGCCGTGGATGTACGAACCTCAG CTGTCCACCACCGCGGAGACGGGCGAGATGCAGTCGTTCCCGCGGCACTACGCGCACCTGAACTTCGAGGACGCGCAGGCCGTCCTGGACGACTACACCAACGCCATCGACTACGAGCGGGGCCTGCTCAACACGGACGAGCACCAGTCGGAGCCCGACGACAAGGCGGCGGCCTACACGCTCACCAACGTAGTGCCGCAGGTGCGCGAGTTCTACGTCGGGCCCTGGCGAGCCCACGAGCACGTCATCCGCAAGCGCCTCAACAACTACTGCCGCGGCACGGCCTACGTAGTCACGGGCATCGTGCCGTCGGGCAACCACATCCGCCGCTACAACATGGACCGCGTGGGCATCCCGTCGCACGTGTGGTCGGCGTACTGCTGCATCAACTACGACCGCAACGCACCCTACGGCGAACGCTACAAGTTCCCCACGCACGCCCACTACGGCCCTAACGAGAGGGAGGATAACCAGGTTCTGGAACTTTCCGTCAAGAAGTTGGAGGAGTTTCTCAAGAAGTCCATGGTCGTCGACAAGAGCTTCCGGTTATTTGTGGACGACTGTGTTCCCCCAAGTTCTGCATTGTCTTAG
- the si:dkey-85k7.10 gene encoding endonuclease domain-containing 1 protein, translating into MRETQPYAILCLAVSGLVMVWTPPALASVVTDFNHAERCKDSLYMGTPPRGYLSRDLKKVCQRYEDKPRYVTLYDSQRRVPVYSAYIFKKTDGGKTVDMPWMFEPQLSSEKGTSNMEAFPQSAKMHKNFEDTQAILEDYADVVQYERVLLNPDEHQSDPEDKAATYTLTNVVPQLREFSTGPWAKHKDTLRRRLNNFCRGTAYMITGVTISGHMIRRDNLDRVAVPEHLWTAYCCPDYDRNAPYAERYKFPAYAAFGLNDRVNNHMQELSINDLQRFLKNHMEVDKNFQIFYNDCIPDS; encoded by the exons ATGAGGGAAACGCAACCATACGCCATCCTGTGTCTGGCCGTGTCGGGTCTCGTGATGGTCTGGACGCCGCCTGCGCTGGCCTCCGTGGTGACCGACTTCAACCACGCCGAGCGCTGCAAGGACTCCCTGTACATGGGCACGCCGCCGCGGGGCTACCTCAGCCGCGACCTCAAGAAGGTCTGCCAGCGCTACGAGGACAAGCCGCGCTACGTCACCCTCTACGACTCCCAGAGGCGCGTCCCCGTCTACTCGGCCTACATCTTCAAGAAAACCGACGGCGGGAAGACTGTGGACATGCCCTGGATGTTCgagcctcag CTGTCATCGGAAAAAGGCACCAGCAACATGGAGGCCTTCCCGCAGTCCGCCAAGATGCACAAGAACTTCGAGGACACGCAGGCGATCCTGGAGGACTACGCCGACGTGGTCCAGTACGAGCGTGTCCTCCTGAACCCGGACGAGCACCAGTCGGACCCGGAGGACAAGGCGGCCACCTACACGCTCACCAACGTGGTGCCGCAGCTCCGGGAGTTCAGCACGGGCCCCTGGGCCAAGCACAAGGACACCCTGCGCCGCCGACTCAACAACTTCTGCCGCGGCACG GCTTACATGATCACCGGGGTGACGATCTCGGGTCACATGATCCGCCGAGATAACCTGGACCGCGTGGCCGTTCCCGAGCACTTGTGGACCGCCTACTGCTGCCCCGATTACGACCGCAACGCCCCCTACGCCGAGCGCTACAAGTTCCCAGCCTACGCAGCGTTCGGCCTCAACGACCGCGTCAACAACCACATGCAGGAGCTCTCCATCAATGACCTGCAGAGGTTCTTGAAGAACCACATGGAGGTTGACAAGAACTTCCAGATCTTTTATAATGACTGTATTCCAGATTCGTGA
- the ufsp1 gene encoding inactive Ufm1-specific protease 1, giving the protein MSDMESSEREAIDWGTKLAGEHRVLDNLKSWPETLLMNVHVGLPQPLPDDAKCSLASGECFYFHYGCDGHDDRGWGCGYRTVQTLCSWLCRSWSPPKGTCRSPPSLPDIQRALVTMCDKPATFSGSREWIGTFEAALIMDYFYDVACRIVHVPGGGSQLEEAAQDLHQHFSTHGSPVMMGGDRDNSSKGILGVCTGTQGSYLLVMDPHYYGPPLDRDEMQRGGWVSWKKVSSLDRSSFYNLCLPQTAAK; this is encoded by the coding sequence atGAGTGACATGGAGTCAAGTGAACGAGAAGCTATCGACTGGGGAACTAAACTAGCAGGTGAGCACCGAGTGTTAGATAACCTCAAAAGCTGGCCTGAGACATTGCTGATGAACGTTCACGTTGGCTTGCCACAGCCTCTCCCAGATGATGCCAAGTGCTCGTTGGCGTCCGGCGAGTGTTTTTACTTCCACTACGGCTGCGACGGGCACGACGACCGAGGCTGGGGTTGCGGTTACCGCACGGTGCAGACGCTGTGTTCCTGGCTTTGCAGGAGCTGGTCACCTCCGAAGGGGACCTGCAGATCCCCACCGAGTCTTCCCGACATCCAGCGAGCTCTGGTTACGATGTGTGACAAACCGGCCACCTTCTCCGGGTCCCGTGAGTGGATAGGTACGTTCGAGGCAGCTCTGATTATGGACTATTTCTATGATGTGGCCTGTCGTATCGTCCACGTACCGGGTGGGGGCTCGCAGCTGGAAGAAGCAGCACAAGACCTCCACCAGCACTTTAGCACCCACGGTTCACCTGTCATGATGGGTGGGGACAGGGACAATTCCTCTAAGGGCATTTTGGGAGTATGCACCGGGACACAGGGTAGCTACTTGCTTGTTATGGATCCCCATTACTATGGACCCCCGCTTGACAGGGATGAGATGCAGAGGGGAGGATGGGTGTCGTGGAAGAAAGTGAGCTCCCTGGATCGCAGTTCGTTTTACAATCTCTGCCTTCCTCAGACGGCAGCAAAGTGA